The Candidatus Binatia bacterium genome window below encodes:
- a CDS encoding aspartate aminotransferase family protein: protein MSATDATSQIVDRNLKHLASTYARAEIAFVRGAGTELWDVDGRRVLDFFSSILCTNLGHCHPAVTEAIREQAAKLVHLSNLHHSEPQSRLAEKLVATSFGERVFLCNSGAEANEAAIKAARRYGHASGGRYEILTALGSFHGRTMATIAATGQEKVRRGFEPGLPGFRYVEFGDAAATEAAIGPDTVAILVEPVQGEGGVITPPPGYLAALREICDRRDLLLMFDEIQTGCGRTGTLYAYEQADSVPDVMTLAKSLGNGLPVGAMVAGSRAAGALDLGSHGSTFGGNCVTNAAAIATLDVLTDGATLPRARAAQERLWAGLRTIASEHDEFGEVRGQGLLIGIPISTPARAAAIAGRALDLGLLLNVTGSGVLRIAPPLVVTDNEIDEGLDLLKRAIAS, encoded by the coding sequence ATGAGTGCCACAGACGCGACCTCCCAGATCGTCGACCGGAACCTGAAGCACCTCGCGTCCACGTACGCCCGCGCCGAGATCGCGTTCGTGCGCGGCGCCGGTACGGAACTGTGGGATGTCGATGGTCGGCGCGTCCTCGATTTCTTCTCGAGCATCCTGTGCACGAATCTCGGCCACTGCCACCCCGCCGTCACCGAGGCCATTCGTGAGCAAGCGGCGAAGCTCGTACACCTTTCGAACCTGCATCACAGCGAACCGCAGTCGCGTCTCGCCGAGAAGCTCGTGGCGACGTCGTTCGGCGAACGGGTCTTCCTGTGCAACAGCGGCGCGGAGGCCAACGAAGCCGCCATCAAGGCCGCGCGTCGGTACGGCCACGCGAGCGGCGGGCGGTACGAAATCCTCACGGCCCTCGGATCGTTCCACGGCCGTACGATGGCCACCATCGCCGCAACCGGACAGGAAAAGGTGCGGCGCGGGTTCGAGCCGGGCCTGCCCGGGTTCCGCTACGTCGAATTCGGCGATGCGGCAGCAACCGAAGCTGCGATCGGGCCGGATACCGTCGCGATTCTCGTCGAGCCCGTGCAGGGCGAAGGCGGCGTGATCACACCCCCGCCGGGCTATCTCGCAGCCCTGCGCGAGATCTGCGACCGCCGCGACCTGCTCCTGATGTTCGACGAAATCCAGACTGGCTGCGGCCGCACCGGAACCCTGTACGCCTACGAGCAGGCCGACTCCGTGCCCGACGTCATGACGCTCGCGAAGTCCCTCGGCAACGGCCTCCCGGTCGGCGCCATGGTCGCCGGCTCTCGGGCCGCGGGCGCACTCGATCTCGGCTCGCACGGCTCCACGTTCGGCGGAAACTGCGTGACGAACGCCGCGGCCATTGCGACTCTGGACGTCCTCACGGACGGCGCCACGCTCCCACGTGCCCGCGCTGCGCAAGAGCGCCTGTGGGCGGGCCTTCGCACCATCGCATCCGAGCACGACGAATTCGGCGAGGTTCGTGGCCAGGGCTTGCTGATAGGGATTCCGATCTCGACACCGGCAAGAGCCGCCGCCATCGCCGGCCGCGCACTCGACCTCGGTCTTCTCCTCAACGTGACCGGCAGCGGCGTTCTGCGTATCGCGCCTCCTCTGGTCGTAACCGACAACGAGATCGACGAAGGACTCGATCTCCTGAAACGAGCAATCGCGTCATGA
- the dapA gene encoding 4-hydroxy-tetrahydrodipicolinate synthase: MTNSNCPFTGSFVALVTPFRDGKVDHEALKALVDRQIAAGQSGLVPCGSTGESATLDHEEHGAVIETVVKHTAGRVPVIAGTGSNATAEAISLTKEAEAAGANGALLISPYYVKPTQEGIIDHYRAVAESTSLPLIVYNIPGRTASTIEVPTLARLAEVENLVAVKDSTGSLDSVMDTIAACGDKMAVLSGDDSLSLPLIAMGATGSISAMANVIPKEIADLTSAALAGRWDDARRIHYRILPLIRACFLESNPIPIKAAVAMLGGCENSVRLPLRPLTDGAREKLTAAMKDFGLPTNGAGV, encoded by the coding sequence ATGACCAATTCCAACTGTCCTTTCACCGGGTCCTTCGTGGCCCTCGTCACACCCTTTCGCGACGGCAAGGTGGATCACGAGGCGCTGAAGGCGCTGGTCGATCGACAAATCGCCGCCGGGCAGAGCGGGCTCGTCCCGTGCGGCTCGACTGGCGAATCGGCGACGCTCGACCACGAAGAGCACGGTGCGGTCATCGAAACCGTGGTGAAGCACACCGCCGGCCGCGTCCCCGTCATCGCGGGCACCGGCTCGAACGCCACGGCCGAAGCCATCAGCCTCACGAAGGAGGCGGAAGCCGCCGGAGCCAACGGGGCCCTGCTGATCTCGCCGTACTACGTGAAGCCGACGCAGGAAGGTATCATCGACCACTACCGCGCTGTCGCCGAATCCACGTCGCTGCCGCTCATCGTCTACAACATCCCGGGCCGTACGGCCTCGACGATCGAGGTTCCGACGCTCGCCCGCCTCGCCGAGGTGGAAAACCTGGTCGCGGTAAAAGACTCGACCGGCTCCCTCGACAGCGTCATGGACACCATCGCCGCGTGCGGAGACAAGATGGCGGTGTTGTCCGGGGACGACTCCCTCTCCCTTCCGCTCATCGCAATGGGGGCGACCGGTTCGATCTCGGCCATGGCGAACGTGATTCCGAAGGAGATCGCGGACCTTACGTCCGCCGCCCTCGCCGGGCGCTGGGACGACGCTCGGAGGATCCACTACCGGATCCTTCCGCTGATCCGTGCCTGCTTCCTCGAGTCGAACCCCATCCCGATCAAGGCCGCCGTCGCCATGCTCGGGGGCTGTGAGAACTCCGTTCGGCTGCCGCTGCGCCCGCTCACCGACGGCGCACGAGAGAAGCTGACGGCGGCGATGAAGGACTTCGGACTCCCGACGAATGGAGCTGGGGTATGA
- the dapF gene encoding diaminopimelate epimerase, with product MRLPFTKMHGIGNDYVYVDAFQTTVEDPPAVARQVSPRNTAIGSDGLILIAPSDVADCRMEMYNADGSRGEMCGNGIRCVGKYAYDHGIAPRKTLRVETDAGVKELTLRVRDGRVYEVTVDMGEPGLDPATLPMKADGQVIDSPIEIDGRQVNLTAVSMGNPHVVTFVDSTEDAPVTTFGPVVERDALFPRGVNIEFVELLAPAPSARLRMRVWERGSGETAACGTGACAVAVAGVLTDRGTRDVEIELLGGNLQIEWRESDGHVYMTGPAAEVFSGEIDV from the coding sequence ATGCGCCTCCCCTTCACCAAGATGCACGGGATAGGCAACGACTACGTCTACGTCGATGCCTTCCAGACGACCGTCGAGGACCCCCCTGCGGTCGCGCGGCAGGTCTCCCCGCGCAACACCGCCATCGGCTCGGATGGCCTGATCCTGATCGCCCCTTCGGACGTCGCCGACTGCCGAATGGAGATGTACAATGCCGACGGGAGCCGGGGCGAGATGTGCGGGAACGGCATCCGCTGTGTGGGCAAGTACGCCTACGACCACGGGATCGCGCCACGCAAGACCCTGCGGGTAGAGACGGATGCAGGTGTGAAAGAATTGACCCTCCGGGTGCGGGACGGACGGGTCTACGAGGTCACGGTGGACATGGGAGAGCCCGGCCTCGACCCGGCCACCCTCCCGATGAAGGCCGACGGCCAGGTGATCGACTCGCCGATAGAGATCGACGGGCGCCAGGTGAACCTCACGGCGGTTTCGATGGGCAACCCGCACGTCGTCACCTTCGTGGACTCCACCGAGGACGCGCCGGTGACGACCTTCGGCCCCGTGGTCGAACGCGACGCTCTTTTCCCGCGGGGCGTGAACATCGAGTTCGTCGAGCTTCTCGCCCCGGCACCGAGCGCCCGTCTGCGCATGCGGGTCTGGGAACGGGGCTCGGGAGAGACCGCGGCCTGTGGAACCGGCGCGTGCGCTGTTGCCGTGGCGGGCGTACTCACCGACCGGGGAACGAGAGACGTCGAGATCGAGCTCCTCGGCGGCAACCTACAGATCGAGTGGCGAGAGTCCGACGGACATGTCTACATGACCGGCCCGGCGGCCGAGGTATTCTCGGGGGAGATCGACGTATGA
- the dapB gene encoding 4-hydroxy-tetrahydrodipicolinate reductase: MSTTTGVRVSIAGAGGRMGRMLLNLATAHPDLSVVSAFEVAGHPVVGEDVGTLAGTNPSGVAVTDDAAAALEAADVVIEFTLPEASLDHMRLAAERGCAVVLGTTGFSPEQLSDIEGLTKRIALLQASNMSVGVTVLTQVVEDVARRLGSAFDIELVETHHRKKKDAPSGTALTLAEAAARGRDADLEKWATHGRSGIVGERPDEEIGIMALRGGDVVGDHTVYFYGTGERLELTHRAQSREAFASGALRAAAWIAGRPAGSYSIRDVLFAAS, translated from the coding sequence ATGAGCACGACGACGGGCGTTCGCGTCTCGATCGCCGGAGCCGGCGGCCGCATGGGCCGTATGCTGCTCAACCTTGCGACCGCCCACCCCGACCTGTCCGTGGTCAGTGCCTTCGAGGTCGCGGGCCACCCCGTGGTCGGCGAAGACGTGGGAACACTTGCCGGAACCAACCCGAGCGGTGTCGCGGTCACGGATGACGCCGCGGCGGCCCTGGAGGCCGCCGACGTCGTGATCGAGTTCACACTCCCCGAGGCCTCGCTCGACCACATGCGGCTCGCCGCCGAGCGCGGCTGTGCCGTCGTCCTGGGCACGACCGGGTTCAGCCCCGAGCAACTGAGCGACATAGAGGGGCTCACCAAGCGGATCGCCCTCCTGCAAGCCTCCAACATGAGCGTCGGTGTGACGGTCCTGACGCAAGTGGTTGAAGACGTGGCACGGCGGCTCGGCTCCGCCTTCGACATCGAGCTCGTCGAGACCCACCACCGCAAGAAGAAGGACGCCCCCTCCGGGACCGCCCTGACCCTCGCCGAAGCGGCCGCGCGGGGACGCGACGCCGACCTCGAGAAGTGGGCCACGCACGGCCGCTCGGGCATCGTCGGCGAGCGCCCCGACGAAGAGATCGGCATCATGGCGCTGCGCGGCGGAGACGTCGTGGGGGACCACACGGTCTACTTCTACGGCACGGGGGAGCGGCTCGAACTCACCCACCGGGCTCAGAGCCGCGAAGCCTTCGCATCCGGCGCCCTGCGCGCCGCGGCCTGGATCGCCGGCCGGCCGGCCGGCTCCTACTCGATCCGGGACGTGCTTTTCGCGGCCTCGTAG
- the argF gene encoding ornithine carbamoyltransferase: MKRDFLSIATHTRAELEAILDDAARLKADLRAGKGDRPLLGKTLAMIFEKPSLRTRVTFETGIKQLGGASVYLAPGDIQLGARETVPDIARNLSRWVDLIMARTFSHQAMLELAENATIPVINGLSDLLHPCQVLADCQTLLEHRDKLEGLTVAFIGDGNNVVNSWIHAASRLGIHFRLACPKGYEPDATLLAKARETATAEIEILHDPAAAAEGADALYTDVWTSMGQEAESQARRAAFEGYQVNAALLAKAKKNALVMHCLPAHRGEEITGEVVDGPQSVVLEQAENRLHAQKAVMVRLAAPSA, encoded by the coding sequence ATGAAACGAGACTTTCTCTCCATCGCCACACACACGCGGGCCGAACTCGAGGCCATCCTCGACGACGCCGCACGCCTGAAAGCCGACCTCCGCGCCGGCAAGGGCGACCGTCCTCTCCTGGGCAAGACTCTCGCCATGATCTTCGAGAAGCCGAGCCTGCGCACGCGCGTCACGTTCGAGACCGGGATCAAGCAACTCGGCGGTGCGTCCGTGTATCTCGCTCCCGGCGACATCCAGTTGGGCGCGCGAGAGACCGTTCCCGACATCGCGCGCAACCTCTCGCGTTGGGTCGATCTGATCATGGCGCGAACGTTCTCGCATCAGGCGATGCTCGAACTCGCAGAGAACGCGACCATCCCGGTGATCAACGGACTGTCCGACCTCCTGCATCCCTGCCAGGTCCTCGCCGACTGCCAGACGTTGCTCGAGCACCGAGACAAGCTCGAGGGCCTCACCGTCGCGTTCATCGGCGATGGCAACAACGTGGTGAACTCGTGGATCCACGCCGCTTCGCGACTCGGCATCCACTTCCGCCTTGCGTGCCCGAAGGGGTACGAACCTGACGCCACACTGCTCGCGAAAGCGCGCGAGACCGCGACCGCCGAGATCGAGATTCTCCACGACCCGGCCGCGGCGGCCGAAGGCGCCGATGCGCTCTACACGGACGTGTGGACGAGCATGGGTCAGGAAGCCGAATCCCAAGCGCGTCGGGCGGCCTTCGAGGGCTATCAGGTGAACGCCGCCCTTCTTGCCAAAGCCAAGAAGAATGCACTCGTCATGCACTGCCTCCCCGCCCACCGCGGCGAGGAGATCACGGGCGAAGTCGTCGATGGTCCGCAATCAGTGGTCCTCGAGCAGGCCGAGAATCGTCTGCATGCACAGAAGGCCGTGATGGTGCGGCTCGCCGCGCCGTCGGCCTGA
- a CDS encoding diaminopimelate decarboxylase produces the protein MADHPLQDPAFLRRLADEIGTPFLFCDADVLRARIGVVKDLTSAPGLNSRYAMKASSAHLILKEMLGSGIWIDAVSGNEILRAKRAGFAMGAEPPVAMLTADVFRDNAIEVIKQEKVLPNIGSIGQLATLAGAGYRGPVGLRVNPGFGHGHVQACDTGGPSSKHGIWIDDLPGAIEAAAAHHLPVTLLHAHVGSGPQQDEFNANVGRLAFLFGNVLPNLPDCGAVSFGGGLPHSYQDPDLVPDLAPLARTLRDAQASFSESASRQIRVEIEPGRFFVAPSTTLVSRVTGRKSTQTNEKGSGQDFVMVDAGFVDLVRPAMYGSFHRMTVVGDSLGPVQPWAVAGPLCESGDVFTRDDNELIQPRDLPTPEPGDFLLVHDAGAYGAAMSSNYNSLGRAPQVWWDDGRAVLMSRRETLEDILAAECEVPLSTTA, from the coding sequence ATGGCTGATCACCCGCTCCAGGATCCCGCCTTTCTTCGCCGACTGGCCGACGAGATCGGTACTCCGTTCCTTTTCTGCGATGCCGACGTACTCCGCGCGCGCATCGGTGTGGTGAAGGACCTGACGTCGGCGCCCGGGCTCAACTCGCGATACGCGATGAAGGCGTCCTCGGCGCATCTGATCCTGAAGGAGATGCTGGGTAGCGGAATCTGGATCGACGCCGTCTCGGGGAACGAGATCCTGCGGGCGAAGCGGGCCGGATTTGCGATGGGAGCGGAGCCGCCGGTCGCGATGCTGACCGCCGATGTGTTTCGGGACAATGCGATCGAGGTCATCAAGCAAGAGAAGGTGCTGCCGAACATCGGATCGATTGGCCAGCTCGCCACGCTCGCGGGGGCGGGGTACCGCGGGCCCGTCGGTCTGCGGGTGAACCCGGGGTTCGGGCACGGTCACGTTCAGGCATGTGACACCGGTGGCCCGAGTTCCAAGCACGGCATCTGGATCGACGACCTCCCCGGGGCGATCGAAGCGGCGGCTGCGCACCACCTGCCGGTGACCTTGCTGCACGCGCACGTCGGTAGCGGGCCGCAGCAAGATGAGTTCAATGCGAACGTCGGACGGCTCGCGTTTCTGTTCGGAAATGTCCTCCCGAATCTCCCCGACTGCGGTGCGGTGAGCTTCGGCGGCGGTCTGCCGCATTCCTACCAGGATCCCGACCTCGTGCCTGACCTCGCTCCCCTCGCGCGAACTCTGCGCGATGCGCAGGCCTCTTTCAGTGAAAGCGCAAGTCGCCAGATCCGCGTGGAGATCGAGCCGGGCCGCTTCTTCGTCGCGCCGTCGACCACGCTGGTGTCGCGCGTCACGGGCCGCAAGAGCACGCAGACCAACGAGAAGGGTTCCGGACAAGACTTCGTGATGGTCGATGCCGGCTTCGTGGATCTCGTGCGGCCCGCGATGTACGGCTCGTTCCACCGGATGACCGTCGTCGGCGATTCCCTTGGTCCCGTTCAGCCGTGGGCGGTGGCGGGTCCGCTGTGCGAGTCCGGTGACGTCTTCACACGGGACGACAACGAGCTGATCCAGCCCCGGGATCTTCCGACGCCCGAGCCCGGTGACTTCCTGCTCGTCCATGACGCCGGTGCCTACGGTGCGGCCATGTCCTCGAACTACAATTCGCTGGGGCGCGCACCGCAGGTGTGGTGGGACGATGGCCGCGCGGTGCTGATGTCGCGGCGAGAGACTCTCGAGGACATTCTGGCTGCCGAGTGCGAAGTGCCGCTCTCGACTACGGCGTGA
- a CDS encoding response regulator, whose protein sequence is MSALPPIYFERLLEDSPDIIVAVDRHGRIAFFNDGAHTALGYKAADVMGRPVEFIYPSTDEARSVMTAMRDPEVDSAGKVQNFQTTFVTSEGEKIAVAISGALIYDSEGNASGSIGFAKDLREIHRQDQLATLEEIAISVAHEINNPLSAILNNLTLLGGEIRQLAGDSDCDVELERIDSIENSVGKIQTIVNQLGAMAGQRRYGTREYLPGTRMADLSWEDPGTAEGAQAPAASNVEQGSQLAGLRILVVDDDLAVCHSVGDLLRAQECDVTTATSGSVARDILLERTFDLVLSDVVMPDVDGYDLFMFIQERYPETPVILMTAFFYDRDHVIKRSKLEGLEGVLFKKPVEPARLIEIVRERCGR, encoded by the coding sequence ATGTCCGCTCTACCGCCCATTTACTTCGAGCGCTTGCTCGAAGACTCTCCCGATATCATCGTCGCGGTCGATCGGCACGGACGCATCGCCTTCTTCAATGACGGCGCCCATACCGCGCTCGGCTACAAAGCCGCCGATGTCATGGGTCGCCCGGTGGAATTCATCTACCCCTCGACCGACGAAGCCCGCTCCGTGATGACGGCCATGCGCGACCCAGAGGTCGACTCTGCGGGCAAGGTGCAGAACTTCCAGACGACGTTCGTCACGAGCGAGGGCGAGAAGATCGCCGTCGCGATCTCCGGTGCCTTAATCTACGACTCGGAGGGGAACGCCTCGGGGTCGATCGGCTTCGCGAAGGACCTCCGGGAGATCCACCGACAAGATCAGCTCGCAACGCTCGAAGAGATCGCCATCAGCGTCGCGCACGAGATCAACAACCCACTCAGCGCAATCCTCAACAACTTGACGCTTCTGGGTGGGGAGATCCGCCAACTCGCCGGCGACAGCGATTGCGACGTCGAGCTCGAGCGCATCGACTCGATCGAAAACTCGGTGGGCAAGATCCAGACGATCGTGAACCAACTCGGCGCAATGGCCGGACAGCGGCGGTACGGCACCCGTGAGTACCTGCCGGGCACTCGAATGGCGGATCTCTCGTGGGAAGATCCCGGCACCGCGGAGGGCGCGCAAGCCCCGGCGGCCTCCAACGTCGAACAAGGATCACAGCTCGCCGGATTGCGGATCCTCGTCGTCGATGACGACCTCGCCGTGTGTCACTCCGTAGGCGATCTTCTTCGCGCACAGGAGTGCGACGTGACGACGGCGACGTCCGGCAGCGTCGCCCGCGACATCTTGCTGGAGCGCACGTTCGACCTCGTCTTGAGCGACGTCGTCATGCCCGACGTCGACGGGTACGATCTCTTCATGTTCATCCAGGAACGCTACCCAGAAACGCCGGTCATCCTGATGACCGCCTTCTTTTACGACCGCGATCACGTGATCAAACGATCGAAGCTGGAGGGACTCGAAGGAGTTCTCTTCAAGAAGCCGGTCGAGCCGGCGCGGCTGATCGAGATCGTACGCGAGCGCTGCGGTCGCTGA
- the folK gene encoding 2-amino-4-hydroxy-6-hydroxymethyldihydropteridine diphosphokinase, which translates to MPHRGFVGVGSNLGDRTANINEAIDKLLALPDTRIVRLSSFYESEPHGDAKTWFVNAALEIETEFKATDFLKQLKVIEEAMGRKRVKGKKWGSRIIDLDILFFDQEIVNSRNLKIPHPRLAERRFVLLPLAEVAPQHNHPVLSQTVSQILATSQDTKRVTLLPPGA; encoded by the coding sequence ATGCCGCACCGCGGGTTTGTCGGCGTCGGGTCGAATCTCGGCGACCGAACGGCGAATATCAACGAAGCGATCGACAAGCTGTTGGCGCTTCCAGACACACGAATCGTGCGTCTTTCGTCTTTCTACGAAAGCGAGCCTCACGGCGACGCGAAGACGTGGTTCGTCAACGCCGCCCTGGAGATCGAGACCGAGTTCAAGGCCACCGATTTCCTGAAGCAGCTCAAGGTGATCGAAGAGGCGATGGGCCGAAAGCGGGTCAAGGGAAAGAAATGGGGGTCGCGCATCATCGATCTCGACATTCTCTTCTTCGACCAGGAAATCGTGAATTCCCGGAATCTGAAGATCCCGCACCCCCGTCTGGCCGAGCGCCGATTCGTGCTCCTGCCGCTGGCCGAGGTCGCGCCCCAGCACAACCACCCCGTTCTGAGCCAGACGGTGTCCCAGATTCTGGCGACGTCCCAGGACACGAAGCGCGTTACCCTCCTGCCCCCCGGCGCATGA
- a CDS encoding argininosuccinate synthase gives MKSKVQKIVLAYSGGLDTSVILGWLRKEYDAEVVAYCADVGQGEELDPVRGKAEAAGACACIIEDLREEFVRDYVFPVLRANATYEAGYLLGTSIARPLIAKRQAEIAREHGADAVAHGATGKGNDQVRFELTFAALAPELTIIVPWREWDFVGREDLIQYAEQNDISIPVSREKPYSCDRNLLHMSFEGGILEDPWREPYDDMFVMTKSPQEAPAEPEYVEIDYEAGDAVAVNGERLSPAALLAKLNELGGKHGVGRIDIVENRYVGMKSRGVYETPGGTILYLAHQAVESLTLDREAMHLRDSLVPRYADMVYNGFWFAPEREMLQALVDESQKPVTGTARMKLYRGNVSIVGRKAARSLYDADIASFDEAGGYQQSDATGFISLTGLRLRMRAKYQG, from the coding sequence ATGAAATCAAAGGTCCAGAAGATCGTTCTGGCATACTCCGGCGGGCTCGATACGTCGGTCATCCTCGGATGGCTCCGCAAGGAGTATGATGCCGAGGTCGTGGCCTATTGCGCCGACGTCGGGCAGGGCGAAGAGTTGGATCCGGTTCGCGGCAAGGCCGAGGCCGCCGGCGCATGCGCCTGCATCATCGAGGACCTGCGAGAGGAATTCGTACGGGACTACGTCTTTCCCGTCTTGCGTGCCAACGCTACGTACGAGGCCGGCTACCTTCTCGGCACGTCGATCGCGCGGCCGCTCATTGCAAAGCGGCAGGCGGAGATCGCGCGCGAGCACGGAGCCGACGCGGTAGCCCACGGCGCGACCGGCAAGGGCAATGATCAGGTTCGCTTCGAACTGACGTTTGCCGCGCTCGCGCCCGAACTCACGATCATCGTGCCCTGGCGCGAGTGGGACTTCGTGGGCCGCGAGGACCTCATTCAGTACGCCGAACAGAATGACATCTCGATTCCGGTGAGTCGCGAGAAGCCCTACTCGTGCGATCGAAACCTCCTCCATATGAGCTTCGAGGGCGGCATCCTCGAGGACCCGTGGCGGGAGCCCTACGACGACATGTTCGTCATGACAAAGTCTCCGCAGGAGGCTCCTGCCGAACCCGAGTACGTCGAGATCGACTACGAGGCGGGAGATGCCGTCGCCGTCAACGGCGAACGCCTTTCCCCCGCCGCCCTCCTCGCCAAGTTGAACGAGCTCGGCGGAAAGCACGGTGTCGGCCGCATCGACATCGTCGAGAACCGCTACGTCGGGATGAAGTCCCGCGGCGTCTACGAGACTCCGGGAGGCACCATCCTCTACCTGGCGCACCAGGCCGTGGAATCACTCACGCTCGATCGCGAAGCCATGCACCTCCGCGACTCGCTCGTGCCCCGCTACGCGGACATGGTCTACAACGGCTTCTGGTTCGCACCGGAACGCGAAATGCTCCAGGCACTCGTCGATGAGAGCCAGAAGCCAGTCACCGGCACCGCGCGAATGAAGCTGTACCGCGGCAACGTGTCGATCGTCGGCAGAAAGGCCGCTCGCTCGCTGTACGACGCCGACATCGCCAGCTTCGATGAAGCCGGCGGTTATCAGCAATCGGACGCGACGGGATTCATCTCGCTCACCGGTCTCCGGCTGCGCATGCGCGCTAAGTACCAGGGCTGA
- the argH gene encoding argininosuccinate lyase — translation MPGSKKVPGKRKKASKVAKAWDGRFQEPTDPLVETFTNSLAIDLEMADQDIRGSVAHVHGLERAGLLTSSETGKIVRGLGRVGKEIRDGKFRAHPSDEDVHMAVERRLTELVGPVGGKVHTGRSRNDQVATDVRLWLRDQIDATIVDIAALQGSLLQRAQNDLDVVVPGYTHLQRAQPVLLSHHWLAYAEMLERDCDRLADTRKRVNVLPLGAGALSGAGFRLNRRAVARELAFDSVTENSLDAVSDRDFIVEFLSAASLIAMHLSRLSEEIVLWSSDEFGFLKLPDAFATGSSMMPQKKNPDVAELVRGRTGRVYGSLVTILTTLKGLPLAYNRDLQEDKPPLFDAARTTRACLAVLAKMLPKLRVQKARMREAAGGLALATELADYLVERGLPFREGHSVVGRIVGFCVENDRDLSTLTTAELQTFSPDFGDDARKRLRIETALARRSLVGGTARSNVERRIGELETSVAGRRPKRARKRR, via the coding sequence ATGCCCGGCTCGAAAAAGGTCCCCGGGAAGAGGAAGAAGGCATCAAAGGTCGCCAAGGCCTGGGACGGTCGCTTCCAGGAGCCGACGGACCCCCTCGTCGAAACCTTCACGAACTCACTCGCCATCGACCTCGAGATGGCCGACCAGGACATTCGGGGCTCGGTGGCTCATGTCCACGGCCTCGAGCGCGCCGGACTCCTCACCTCGAGCGAGACCGGGAAGATCGTGCGCGGACTCGGTCGGGTCGGCAAGGAGATCCGCGACGGAAAGTTCCGCGCGCACCCATCGGACGAAGACGTGCACATGGCCGTCGAACGGAGGCTCACGGAACTCGTCGGCCCGGTCGGCGGCAAGGTCCACACCGGCCGAAGCCGCAACGATCAGGTAGCGACGGACGTACGCCTGTGGCTGCGGGACCAGATCGACGCCACGATTGTAGACATCGCCGCACTCCAGGGATCCCTCCTGCAACGTGCGCAGAACGACCTCGACGTCGTCGTACCCGGCTACACACACCTGCAGCGCGCCCAGCCGGTGCTCCTGTCCCACCACTGGCTCGCATACGCCGAGATGCTCGAGCGCGACTGCGACCGTCTCGCGGACACACGCAAACGCGTGAACGTGCTTCCGCTGGGCGCAGGAGCATTGTCCGGAGCCGGGTTTAGACTCAACAGACGAGCCGTCGCCCGTGAACTCGCGTTCGATTCCGTCACCGAGAACTCTCTCGATGCCGTGTCCGACCGCGACTTCATCGTCGAGTTCTTGTCCGCAGCCTCCCTCATCGCGATGCACCTCTCCCGGTTGAGCGAGGAGATCGTGCTCTGGTCGAGCGACGAGTTCGGGTTCCTCAAACTGCCCGACGCGTTCGCGACCGGCAGTTCGATGATGCCACAGAAGAAGAATCCGGACGTGGCCGAACTCGTCCGGGGCCGGACCGGGAGAGTGTACGGCTCCCTCGTCACGATCCTGACGACGCTGAAAGGCCTGCCGCTGGCGTACAACCGCGACCTTCAAGAGGACAAACCTCCGCTCTTCGACGCGGCGCGTACGACCCGAGCCTGCCTCGCAGTCCTCGCCAAGATGCTCCCGAAGCTGCGGGTCCAGAAGGCGCGAATGCGGGAGGCGGCCGGTGGTTTGGCCCTCGCGACGGAGCTTGCCGACTACCTCGTCGAGCGCGGACTCCCCTTCCGCGAAGGCCACTCGGTGGTGGGGCGAATCGTCGGATTCTGCGTCGAGAACGACCGCGATCTGTCCACCCTCACGACGGCCGAACTCCAGACGTTCTCGCCGGACTTCGGCGACGACGCGCGGAAGCGGCTCCGGATCGAGACGGCGCTCGCACGACGAAGCCTGGTCGGCGGCACCGCTCGAAGCAATGTCGAACGACGGATCGGGGAGTTGGAAACCTCCGTCGCCGGTCGCCGCCCGAAGCGCGCGCGGAAACGCCGATGA